The Mycobacterium riyadhense sequence TGACGTTCAGATCGTCGACGTTTGTGGGGGTACTGTCGGCCCAATCCCGCGCGGTGCCGTCGCGTCTGCGTTCGCTGGGACCGCCGAGCTGTTCGAGCACGCTGAGCTGAGAATCACCGCGTCCGTAGGCGTTAAGCAACACCGCCAGCGCCTTCGGTGTGGTGCGGTCGCTCGATAAGACGATCGCCTGGCCGCCGCGGCGCACCGCGGCGCCCGGTTGCGCCGTAACCAGGCTGATCACCTCGGTGTCGTGGACGTTCCAGCCCATTCGGGCACAGGCCAGGGTCACCGCCGACACGTGCGGTAGCACGCGGACCTTCTTAGCACCGAAGATGCGGATCAGGCTGCCGCCGATGCCGTGCAACAGCGGGTCTCCGCTAGCTACCACGTGGATGTCGGCTCCATCCGGATCCAGCGTTTGTAGCGCGGGCAGCATGGGTGACGGCCATTCGCGGCGCCCCGAGGTTACAGTGCCGTCGAGCAGGTCGAGTTGCCTCTTTGAGCCGTAAACTACCGCGGCTCTTTGCAATTCGGACCTTGCGGTCTGCGAGATTCCTGGCATCCCGTCGGCGCCGATACCAACGACGATGATCATCGCGGCATCCTGCGCCAGACGAACTGCGGTAGCAGCTTCAGGGTGAAGAACAGGGGTCGCAGCGCCCAAGGGATCCAGACGGTGCGCCGCCCCTTTTTCAGTGCACGGGCGGTGGCCTCGGCCACCTGCTCGGGCGTGCTGGACAGCGGCGCCGCCGTCATGCCCGCCGTCATGCGTCCGATCACGAATCCCGGTCGAGCAATGAGAAGCTTTACGCCGGTCCCGTGCAGCGCGTCGGCTAATCCGTTGGCGAAGCCGTCCAGGCCGGCTTTGGCCGATCCGTAGACGTAGTTGGCATGGCGCACCCTGATACCGGCAACCGAGGAGAACACGACCAGTGATCCTTTGTTGGCCGTGCGCATCGCGGCGGCTAGATGGGTGAGCAGACTCACCTGGGCGACGTAGTCGGTGTGCACGATGGCGACGGCATGTCCTGCATCGGTTTCGGCGCGGGCCTGGTCACCGAGGATTCCAAACGCCAGCACCGCGGTGTCGATGGGGCCGTGCTCAGCGATGATCGACGCGACCAGCGGGCCGTGCGACTGTAACGCGTCGGCGTCGAACTCCCTGGTGTAGACGTTGATTGCGCCCGCTTCGCGCAGGGTGACGATTTGCTCATGCAGCTGATCCGGGCCCCGAGCGGCCAGTACCACTGTCGCCCCGGGAGCCAGACGCCGCGCCAGCTCGGTGCCGATCTCGCTGCGGCCGCCGAAAATTACCACCGGACCTGCGCCCGTGTCGTCCACGGCTGCGATTATTACCTGCGCTAGCGTGAGGAGCGATGGCGAATACCACTACGCGGCTCACCGACGACGCGTTGGCGTTTCTCTCCGAACGCCATCTCGCCATGCTGACCACCCTGCGGACCGACGGTTCGCCACATGTGGTTGCGGTGGGCTTCACCTTCGATCCCAAGACCCACATCGCCCGGGTAATCACCACCGGCGGATCGCAGAAGGCGGTCAACGCCGATCGCGGCGGGATCGCCGTCCTCAGCCAAGTCGACGGCGCGCGGTGGCTATCGCTCGAGGGCAAGGCCACCGTCAACAAAGAGATCGACGCCGTCCGCGATGCCGAGTTGCGCTACGCGCAGCGCTATCGCACCCCTCGGGCCAATCCCCGGCGAGTGGTCATTGAGGTCGAGGTGGAGCGGGTGCTGGGTTCGTCGGATCTGCTGGACCGGGGTCAGTAATCGGCTTCGTTGTCGCGTCCCTGCGGTAGGCGTTCTTCCCGCGGTGCCGCGGTGCTGCGATGCCGCACTGCCGCGGTGCCGCGCTAGCCGTACTGCTCGGGCTTGGTCGCGTAGCGCACCCAAGCACCGCCGGCGGCCCCGGCCACCGCATGCAGACGGGCGTTCTGGTCTCCGGTTCGTGGCAGGGCGAAGTTCGATCCTGCGGCGGCGCAGGCCGACGAAGCCCCGGTGAACGGCACGCTCGGCGTCACGGTCCACGTGCCGGTCGGGCTCTGGCAGGCCGCGGGGTGCGCGTCCGTGCATTGAGCGGCGACCCAGCGGCCGTCGGCTCCCTGCAGGGTGCAGGTTCCGGCTCTCGCGCGCGGTTCGTCCGGCGCCCAGCTCCATAGGGACGCCTGGATGCGCCCGTCCTCGGGCAGCAGCTGGTCGAAGCCGAGCAGGTTGACACCGCAGTCGGTCATCGCCTGCACCTTCGGCGGGGTAAGCGCCGCTGGATTGGCCGGCGGCCGCAGCGGCGTCGACAGCGCCCCGACCAACGTGGAGTCCTCGTAGTAGCGGACCAGCTTCGAGGCGTAGACGGCATTGCCGTAGGTGGCGTCGCACGCCGGGTAGG is a genomic window containing:
- the cbiE gene encoding precorrin-6y C5,15-methyltransferase (decarboxylating) subunit CbiE translates to MIIVVGIGADGMPGISQTARSELQRAAVVYGSKRQLDLLDGTVTSGRREWPSPMLPALQTLDPDGADIHVVASGDPLLHGIGGSLIRIFGAKKVRVLPHVSAVTLACARMGWNVHDTEVISLVTAQPGAAVRRGGQAIVLSSDRTTPKALAVLLNAYGRGDSQLSVLEQLGGPSERRRDGTARDWADSTPTNVDDLNVIAVRYLPDERLRSLPDDAFVNDGQITKHGIRAVTLAALAPRPGQRLWDVGAGSGSIAVEWCRSWPGCSAVAFERNEHRRRNIGFNAAASGVSIDVRCEAPEQFEDAARPDAIFVGGGLTQPGLLDVCLDNLPAGGHLVANAVTVESEAVLAQAYSRYKGALERFQHYQGEPLGGFTGWRPQRPVTQWTVTKP
- a CDS encoding SDR family NAD(P)-dependent oxidoreductase, whose translation is MDDTGAGPVVIFGGRSEIGTELARRLAPGATVVLAARGPDQLHEQIVTLREAGAINVYTREFDADALQSHGPLVASIIAEHGPIDTAVLAFGILGDQARAETDAGHAVAIVHTDYVAQVSLLTHLAAAMRTANKGSLVVFSSVAGIRVRHANYVYGSAKAGLDGFANGLADALHGTGVKLLIARPGFVIGRMTAGMTAAPLSSTPEQVAEATARALKKGRRTVWIPWALRPLFFTLKLLPQFVWRRMPR
- a CDS encoding F420-dependent biliverdin reductase — encoded protein: MANTTTRLTDDALAFLSERHLAMLTTLRTDGSPHVVAVGFTFDPKTHIARVITTGGSQKAVNADRGGIAVLSQVDGARWLSLEGKATVNKEIDAVRDAELRYAQRYRTPRANPRRVVIEVEVERVLGSSDLLDRGQ